The window TGTCGACACCCCCAATCCTGGACGGTCGAGCGAGATGAGACGCACGCCGAGTTCCTCGAGTGCGCCCGAGCCGAAACCGAGTGATCGGGTGGTTGCTGCGCCTGGGCACAGCAACACGGGAATCCCGTCCGGGCGACCCCATTCGGCCCACCCGATCACCCGCCCACTTGCCAAACGCTGTTCACCCAACCGGGCCGGCTCCGAGATATCGACAGTCATGGACGCAATTGTCGCCGACCACGGTCACGGCCCACAAGCGATTTTGGCGGCGCCGCCACACGATGACGGTCGCAAGAGCGGCGGTACAGTTCCTCCACATTCACTGTGTCGCGACGACCAATGGAATCTGCCGGTCAACATGATCACGTATGGGACGCCAGCCAGGACACACTCGAAGTGTCAGCTCAGCCGCTCGACGACAGTGACGTTCGCGGTCCCGCCGCCCTCGCACATTGTTTGGAGTCCGTATCGTCCCTCGATGCGGTCCAACTCGTGCAGCATCGTCGCGAACAATTTGGTGCCAGTAGCTCCAAGAGGGTGACCCAACGCGATGCCACCACCGTTCGGGTTGACCCTGGCCGGATCCGCGCCCGTTTCGATCAGCCAGCTCAATACCACCGAGGCGAAGGCCTCGTTCATTTCCACGGTGTCCATGTGGTCGATCGTCATGCCGGTTTTCGCTAGTGCGAACTTCGTTGCCGGAACCGGTGCCGACAGCTGCAGCATCGGATCATCGCCGCGCACGCTCATGTGATGGATGCGCGCTCTCGGCTTCAAACCGTGGACCTTCAAAGCTTTTTCGGAGACGATCAGGGCCGCTGATGCGCCGTCGCAGATCTGTGAAGCCACAGCAGCTGTCAGCAATGATCCTTCGCGCAACGCTGGCAGAGCAGCCATCTTGTCCATGGATGTTTCTCGTGGGCATTCGTCAACGACGCAGTCACCCAAAGGAACTGTCTCACGCTCGAATCGGCCGCTGGCAATGGCAGTGTGGGCACGTTGGTGCGACTGTAGCGCCCATCGCTCCATATCTTCTCGACTGATGCCCCATTTCTTGGCAATCAGGTCGGCACCGA of the Rhodococcus sp. OK302 genome contains:
- a CDS encoding acetyl-CoA C-acetyltransferase, giving the protein MVAPQAYIVDALRTPVGKRNGSLAGEHPADMGAHVITSILARTELDPMAVDDVIFGCVDSIGPQSGNIARTSWLAAGLPLDIPGTTVDRQCGSSQQAIHFAAQAVMSGTQDVLLVGGVQNMSAIPISAAMRAGQDYGFATPFSKSRGWTARFGDAEISQFVGADLIAKKWGISREDMERWALQSHQRAHTAIASGRFERETVPLGDCVVDECPRETSMDKMAALPALREGSLLTAAVASQICDGASAALIVSEKALKVHGLKPRARIHHMSVRGDDPMLQLSAPVPATKFALAKTGMTIDHMDTVEMNEAFASVVLSWLIETGADPARVNPNGGGIALGHPLGATGTKLFATMLHELDRIEGRYGLQTMCEGGGTANVTVVERLS